A part of Oncorhynchus clarkii lewisi isolate Uvic-CL-2024 chromosome 17, UVic_Ocla_1.0, whole genome shotgun sequence genomic DNA contains:
- the LOC139369736 gene encoding interferon-induced protein 44-like — protein MGGEESRPAPTPSPRWTPPPPRTPSPPPPKKEFDKEWRETLWSKEERDHMVDELRSFKLSDPDVGQLRCLLCGPVGAGKSSFINSVNNVFQNRITGGALVAAASGLSFTTTYDTHYIQGRSGEKRLPFAFNDVMGLETQNNGLHPNDIINALKGHLPEGYEFNPFHPLSDQKKEFIQNPSLSDKTHCLVSIVSADKISRMSEDVIAKMKNIRAEASRLKIPQVVVMTMPDKACELVNKDVKRIFYSKAIKEKMQICSNELGLPMNCILPVKNYHEEGRMDNDMDILILNAMTQIMNFANDYLWNLQQHANQK, from the exons ATGGGTGGAGAAGAATCAAGGCCGGCACCGACACCATCACCACGCtggacaccaccaccaccccggacaccatcaccacccccaccAAAGAAGG AATTTGACAAAGAATGGAGGGAAACACTTTGGAG CAAAGAAGAGAGAGACCACATGGTGGATGAACTGAGGAGCTTTAAACTGAGTGATCCTGATGTGGGTCAGCTCAGATGTCTGCTATGTGGACCAGTCGGTGCAGGAAAGTCCAGCTTCATCAACTCAGTCAACAATGTCTTCCAAAATCGGATAACAGGTGGTGCCCTGGTAGCTGCTGCCTCTGGCTTAAGCTTCACCACGACA TATGACACACACTACATTCAAGGCCGTTCAGGTGAAAAACGTCTTCCCTTTGCATTCAATGATGTCATGGGTCTGGAAACACAAAACAACGGGTTGCACCCAAATGACATCATCAATGCTCTGAAGGGCCATCTACCAGAGGGCTATGAG TTCAATCCTTTCCACCCATTATCGGACCAAAAAAAGGAATTCATTCAGAATCCCAGCTTAAGTGACAAAACTCACTGCTTGGTGAGTATTGTGTCAGCGGACAAAATCTCTCGCATGTCAGAGGATGTCATAGCCAAGATGAAGAACATCAGGGCAGAAGCCAGCAGACTAA AAATTCCTCAAGTTGTTGTCATGACCATGCCAGACAAGGCTTGTGAGCTGGTGAACAAGGATGTGAAGAGAATCTTCTACAGCAAGGCGATCAAAGAGAAG ATGCAGATCTGCAGTAATGAGCTAGGCCTTCCCATGAACTGCATCCTGCCTGTGAAGAACTACCacgaggaggggaggatggataaCGACATGGATATCCTGATACTGAACGCCATGACCCAGATTATGAACTTCGCCAACGACTACCTCTGGAACCTCCAACAACATGCAAATCAAAAATAG